The proteins below come from a single Chryseobacterium bernardetii genomic window:
- a CDS encoding DUF6438 domain-containing protein encodes MIPRTFIIISFLTSICFFSQNHKKANKIDSLQNVDSIQKFIEEKSTEYITVSDQIQYKDQCRSTADSLNFKPWIKDDFDQNGLTDLLITGNTSNGPKTICILDMGNEFITKKITQGSLYEPCAFVTAKDCKIEYKSNKILSRLGYFSDLKTDHLIYKFGEFIEENSNPKRHNILEIEFEASACYGNCPSFTLKIVSNRDIEWLAGDDNTVNFQKYSGNYGSKLSQEQYKDLLEILDYIDFENLAENYSVAYSDSATGTLKITYDNLKTKMISDYGMMGTRGLKKLYNVLFDLRGNIEWKK; translated from the coding sequence ATGATTCCAAGAACCTTTATTATCATATCCTTTTTAACATCGATTTGTTTTTTTTCACAAAATCATAAAAAAGCCAACAAGATAGACTCCCTACAAAATGTAGATAGCATTCAAAAGTTCATAGAGGAAAAAAGTACAGAGTACATCACTGTTTCTGATCAAATTCAATATAAGGATCAATGTAGAAGCACCGCTGATAGCCTGAATTTCAAGCCCTGGATAAAGGATGATTTTGATCAAAACGGGTTAACAGACCTTCTCATCACCGGAAACACTAGTAACGGACCTAAAACAATCTGCATCCTGGATATGGGAAATGAATTTATCACCAAGAAGATCACTCAAGGAAGCTTGTATGAACCCTGTGCTTTTGTAACTGCAAAAGATTGTAAAATAGAATATAAAAGCAATAAGATTCTTTCCAGACTAGGATATTTCAGTGATCTGAAAACTGATCATCTTATTTATAAATTCGGAGAGTTCATAGAGGAAAATAGTAATCCCAAAAGACATAACATCCTGGAAATAGAATTCGAAGCATCTGCATGCTATGGAAATTGTCCTTCATTCACCTTGAAAATTGTATCGAACCGAGATATAGAATGGCTTGCAGGTGATGACAATACGGTTAATTTTCAAAAATATTCCGGCAATTACGGGTCTAAACTTTCTCAGGAACAATATAAAGATCTGCTTGAAATTCTCGATTATATTGATTTTGAGAATTTGGCCGAAAATTATAGCGTGGCATATTCTGACAGTGCTACAGGAACCTTAAAAATCACCTACGACAATCTGAAAACAAAAATGATCAGTGATTATGGAATGATGGGAACTAGAGGACTTAAAAAACTATATAATGTTCTTTTTGACTTAAGAGGAAATATTGAGTGGAAAAAATAA
- a CDS encoding GNAT family N-acetyltransferase has translation MNPPKHPSADKTYETERLILRPMSSEDRDFIFDLYNRPKFIQYIGNRNVNTAEDAENYILNRFVPQIERLGYGNYLLITKDSNEKIGAVGIFEREGLDVVDIGYSLLEEFEGKGYAFEAAQKVKSIGMDEFGLAKISAIISKENLSSQKLIEKLGLKLKKFVTLPGETEELNYYETE, from the coding sequence ATGAATCCTCCAAAACATCCAAGCGCAGATAAAACTTATGAAACTGAGCGTTTAATACTTCGTCCGATGTCTTCAGAAGACAGGGATTTTATTTTTGATCTTTATAACAGACCAAAATTTATTCAGTATATCGGAAATCGAAATGTGAATACTGCTGAAGATGCTGAAAACTATATTCTGAACAGATTTGTTCCACAGATTGAAAGACTTGGATATGGAAACTATCTTTTAATAACCAAGGACAGTAACGAAAAAATAGGAGCAGTAGGAATCTTTGAAAGAGAAGGGCTTGATGTTGTAGATATCGGATATTCTCTGCTGGAAGAGTTTGAAGGCAAAGGATATGCTTTTGAAGCAGCTCAAAAAGTGAAATCCATTGGGATGGATGAATTCGGATTGGCTAAAATATCTGCCATTATTTCAAAAGAAAACCTTTCTTCACAAAAACTGATTGAAAAACTAGGCCTGAAGTTGAAGAAATTTGTTACCCTTCCCGGTGAAACAGAAGAGTTAAACTATTACGAAACAGAATAA
- a CDS encoding DinB family protein has product MITASLRSLYQRDLNKLKMEIGAYQNEENLWKTDKNISNSAGNLCLHLIGNLNHFIGTHLGNTGYVRQRELEFSLKDIPKTELIEKIEATTTMVDSVLNQLPEAAMEKEYPLVVFEDKMTTGYFLIHLLSHLDYHLGQINYHRRLLDI; this is encoded by the coding sequence ATGATAACAGCATCTTTACGCTCTCTTTATCAAAGAGACTTAAACAAACTAAAAATGGAGATTGGGGCCTATCAGAACGAAGAAAATCTTTGGAAGACTGATAAAAACATTTCCAATTCTGCAGGAAACCTCTGCCTGCATCTTATTGGAAACCTTAATCATTTCATTGGCACACATCTCGGCAATACAGGATATGTAAGACAACGTGAGCTTGAATTTTCATTGAAGGACATCCCAAAAACTGAACTCATTGAAAAAATTGAAGCTACAACAACGATGGTTGACTCTGTTTTAAACCAGCTCCCGGAGGCTGCAATGGAAAAGGAATACCCGCTTGTGGTTTTTGAAGATAAAATGACAACCGGTTATTTCCTGATTCACCTGCTTTCTCATTTGGATTATCATTTAGGACAGATTAATTATCATAGACGATTATTGGATATTTAA
- the bcp gene encoding thioredoxin-dependent thiol peroxidase, whose protein sequence is MLKVGDKLPQFEGTNQDGETISSSNLIGKKLVVFFYPQANTPTCTVEACNLSDNYSKLEKAGYQLLGVSGDSVKKQKNFHSKFAFPYDLIADENRDIIEKFGVWQEKKTFGKTYMGIVRTTFIFDEKGVCTRVIEKVTSKTAAEQILEG, encoded by the coding sequence ATGCTGAAAGTTGGAGATAAATTACCTCAATTTGAAGGAACCAATCAGGATGGAGAAACCATATCTTCATCAAATTTAATCGGAAAAAAGCTAGTTGTTTTCTTTTATCCACAGGCCAATACTCCAACCTGTACCGTTGAAGCCTGCAATCTTAGTGATAATTATTCCAAACTTGAAAAAGCCGGATATCAGTTACTGGGTGTGAGTGGAGACTCTGTAAAAAAGCAGAAAAACTTCCATAGTAAATTTGCTTTTCCTTATGATCTTATCGCAGATGAAAACCGTGATATTATTGAAAAATTTGGAGTTTGGCAAGAGAAAAAGACATTTGGTAAAACATATATGGGAATTGTGAGAACCACGTTTATTTTTGATGAAAAAGGAGTTTGTACCAGAGTTATTGAAAAAGTAACTTCCAAAACTGCTGCTGAGCAGATCTTAGAAGGGTAA
- a CDS encoding endonuclease III domain-containing protein: MTKKQRAELVQRELDKLYPTTPIPLDHTDPYTLMVAVALSAQTTDKKVNEVTPNLFEVAGTPQRMAKLEEYQIKELIKEIGLSNTKAKNLKRMAELLLERHNGIVPQTYEELEALPGVGHKTASVVMSQGFGFPAFPVDTHIHRLMTQWKLTSGKNVVETEKDAKKLFPEEVWNKLHLQIIFYGREYSPARGKGEKDFITKMMFEK; this comes from the coding sequence ATGACAAAAAAGCAAAGAGCTGAACTCGTTCAGAGAGAACTGGATAAATTATATCCCACAACACCTATTCCTTTGGATCACACCGATCCTTATACTCTAATGGTGGCTGTAGCCCTTTCTGCACAAACAACGGATAAAAAGGTGAATGAAGTTACCCCAAACCTTTTCGAGGTCGCCGGAACTCCACAGAGAATGGCTAAGCTGGAAGAGTATCAGATCAAAGAATTAATTAAAGAAATAGGACTATCCAATACCAAGGCCAAGAACTTAAAGAGAATGGCCGAACTTCTGCTGGAGAGGCATAATGGTATTGTTCCGCAGACTTATGAAGAATTAGAGGCACTTCCGGGCGTTGGACATAAAACGGCATCGGTGGTAATGAGCCAGGGTTTTGGATTTCCTGCTTTTCCGGTTGATACTCATATTCACCGCCTGATGACGCAATGGAAACTTACTTCCGGTAAAAACGTGGTAGAAACAGAGAAGGATGCCAAGAAATTATTCCCGGAAGAAGTATGGAACAAACTTCATCTTCAGATTATTTTCTACGGTAGAGAATATTCTCCGGCAAGAGGAAAAGGAGAGAAGGACTTTATTACCAAAATGATGTTTGAAAAGTAA